From Salvia miltiorrhiza cultivar Shanhuang (shh) unplaced genomic scaffold, IMPLAD_Smil_shh original_scaffold_392, whole genome shotgun sequence, a single genomic window includes:
- the LOC131004410 gene encoding uncharacterized protein LOC131004410 isoform X2 — MVGANMAFYLTSLKLLLVPRDSKSRLLAALSCPKFVPIHLTLSRPFTATRYKKLGWSLRSAADDNRLNSSSSSSSSNESSGGTRLIRTIQVFQFKLTARLRELTKNLPVKLFSFLVGFYCATAFATVIGQTGDWDVLSAALTVAVVEGIGALMYKASLPLVDNIKKVLGLPNEQLVCKWI, encoded by the exons ATGGTGGGAGCAAATATGGCCTTTTACTTAACAAGTCTGAAGCTCCTCCTTGTACCTAGAGATTCCAAATCAAGGTTGCTTGCTGCTCTTTCATGTCCCAAGTTTGTACCAATTCACTTGACATTATCTCGGCCTTTCACTGCAACGCGATACAA GAAGCTGGGCTGGTCTCTCAGAAGCGCAGCTGATGATAATCGGCTAAATTCAtcatcgtcttcttcttcttcaaatgaGTCGAGTGGGGGGACTAGACTTATTAGGACCATCCAAGTGTTTCAGTTCAAGCTAACTGCACGACTAAGAGAGCTAACGAAAAACCTGCCTGTCAAACTCTTCTCTTTCTTGGTGGGCTTCTATTGTGCCACTGCTTTTGCCACTGTGATAGGACAAACTGGGGACTGGGACGTGCTGTCAGCTGCTTTGACTGTTGCTGTAGTAGAGGGTATTGGAGCTCTTATGTACAAGGCCTCTCTTCCTTTGGTCGATAACATAAAGAAG GTACTTGGTCTACCGAACGAGCAACTTGTTTGTAAATGGATATGA
- the LOC131004410 gene encoding uncharacterized protein LOC131004410 isoform X3, with the protein MVGANMAFYLTSLKLLLVPRDSKSRLLAALSCPKFVPIHLTLSRPFTATRYKKLGWSLRSAADDNRLNSSSSSSSSNESSGGTRLIRTIQVFQFKLTARLRELTKNLPVKLFSFLVGFYCATAFATVIGQTGDWDVLSAALTVAVVEGIGALMYKASLPLVDNIKKVKFQD; encoded by the exons ATGGTGGGAGCAAATATGGCCTTTTACTTAACAAGTCTGAAGCTCCTCCTTGTACCTAGAGATTCCAAATCAAGGTTGCTTGCTGCTCTTTCATGTCCCAAGTTTGTACCAATTCACTTGACATTATCTCGGCCTTTCACTGCAACGCGATACAA GAAGCTGGGCTGGTCTCTCAGAAGCGCAGCTGATGATAATCGGCTAAATTCAtcatcgtcttcttcttcttcaaatgaGTCGAGTGGGGGGACTAGACTTATTAGGACCATCCAAGTGTTTCAGTTCAAGCTAACTGCACGACTAAGAGAGCTAACGAAAAACCTGCCTGTCAAACTCTTCTCTTTCTTGGTGGGCTTCTATTGTGCCACTGCTTTTGCCACTGTGATAGGACAAACTGGGGACTGGGACGTGCTGTCAGCTGCTTTGACTGTTGCTGTAGTAGAGGGTATTGGAGCTCTTATGTACAAGGCCTCTCTTCCTTTGGTCGATAACATAAAGAAG GTGAAATTTCAAGATTAG
- the LOC131004409 gene encoding ABC transporter G family member 11 → MSRAEMKSSSSASASAEVVMEIEANKPQGNGIVVGGLSPLSESLWKEKTNTEFVGDVSARLAWKDLTVVVTLGNGDTQNVLDKLSGYAEPGSFTALMGPSGSGKSTLLDALSGRLAANAFLSGTILLNGRKANLSFGTAAYVTQDDNLIGTLTVRETISYSARLRLPDRMAWADKRALVESTIIEMGLQDCADTVIGNWHLRGVSGGERRRVSIALEILMRPRLLFLDEPTSGLDSASAFFVTQTLRGLSRDGRTVIASIHQPSSEVFELFDRLYLLSGGKSVYFGQASQAYEFFAQAGFPCPALRNPSDHFLRCINSDFDKVKATLKGSMKMRFEMNDDPVDRVTTAEAIRTLVDSYQKSQYCYSAREKIEEMSKIKGTVLDSGGSQASFLMQAFTLTIRSFVNMSRDFGYYWLRLVIYLVVTVCIGTIYMNVGTSYSAILARGACASFVFGFVTFMSIGGFPSFVEDMKVFQRERLNGHYGVGAFVISNTLSAMPFLILICFLSGTVCYFMVRLHPGVTHYIFFVLCLYASVTVVESLMMAIASVVPNFLMGIIIGAGIQGIFMLVSGYFRLPNDIPKPFWRYPMSYISFHFWALQGQYQNDLKGLIFDNQTPDLPKIPGEYILENVFQIDMHRSKWVDLSVLLSMIIIYRIIFFIMIKVNEDVTPWVRGYIARRRIQHKGANQSTMVTPFGLTQSPSLRNYVQPRGSATAKR, encoded by the exons ATGTCGAGAGCAGAGATGAAGAGCAGCTCGAGTGCGAGTGCGAGTGCGGAGGTGGTGATGGAGATAGAGGCTAACAAGCCGCAGGGGAACGGGATAGTAGTGGGAGGGCTGAGCCCGTTGAGCGAGAGCCTCTGGAAGGAGAAGACCAACACGGAGTTCGTGGGCGACGTCTCGGCCAGGCTGGCTTGGAAGGATTTGACTGTGGTGGTCACCCTCGGCAACGGAGACACCCAGAATGTCCTCGACAAACTCTCCGGCTATGCCGAGCCCGGATCCTTCACCGCCCTCATGGGCCCTTCCGGATCCGGCAAGTCTACGCTGCTCGATGCCCTCTCCGGCCGCCTCGCCGCCAACGCATTCCTCTCCGGCACTATTCTTCTCAACGGCCGCAAAGCCAACTTGTCATTTGGGACTGCC GCATATGTGACCCAAGATGACAACTTGATCGGCACCCTCACAGTCCGTGAGACCATATCGTATTCAGCCCGGCTGCGGCTCCCGGATAGAATGGCGTGGGCGGATAAGAGAGCGCTGGTGGAGAGCACCATCATCGAGATGGGGCTTCAGGATTGCGCGGACACGGTGATAGGGAACTGGCACCTGCGCGGCGTCAGCGGCGGAGAGAGGAGAAGGGTCAGCATTGCATTGGAGATCTTGATGAGGCCACGCCTGCTTTTCCTGGATGAGCCTACCAGCGGCCTCGACAGTGCATCCGCCTTCTTCGTCACTCAGACCTTACGAGGCCTCTCCCGAGATGGACGCACCGTCATCGCCTCCATCCACCAGCCTAGCAGTGAGGTTTTCGAGCTCTTCGACCGATTATACTTGCTCTCCGGCGGTAAATCTGTCTACTTTGGCCAAGCTTCCCAAGCCTATGAG TTTTTCGCTCAAGCCGGCTTTCCTTGCCCTGCTTTGCGGAACCCATCTGACCATTTTCTCCGCTGCATCAATTCTGATTTCGACAAAGTTAAAGCCACGCTCAAAGGATCCATGAAAATGAGG TTTGAGATGAATGATGATCCTGTTGATAGAGTAACCACGGCAGAAGCTATACGGACGCTTGTGGACTCTTACCAAAAGTCCCAGTATTGTTACTCCGCAAGAGAGAAGATTGAGGAGATGTCTAAGATT AAAGGAACCGTGCTAGATTCTGGAGGGAGTCAGGCGAGTTTCTTGATGCAGGCTTTCACCTTAACTATACGCTCATTTGTTAACATGTCGAGGGACTTTGGATATTACTGGCTGAGGCTTGTCATCTACCTCGTCGTCACTGTCTGCATCGGAACCATTTACATGAATGTAGGAACCAGCTACAGCGCCATCCTG GCAAGGGGTGCCTGCGCGTCTTTCGTGTTTGGGTTCGTCACCTTCATGTCGATTGGTGGATTTCCTTCATTCGTGGAAGATATGAAG GTGTTCCAAAGGGAAAGGCTTAATGGGCACTACGGCGTGGGAGCCTTTGTGATCAGCAACACCCTGTCTGCAATGCCGTTTCTGATACTCATCTGTTTCCTCTCCGGCACCGTGTGCTACTTCATGGTGCGACTCCACCCCGGGGTCACGCATTACATCTTCTTCGTGCTGTGTCTTTACGCGAGTGTGACTGTGGTGGAGAGCCTGATGATGGCCATAGCCAGTGTCGTCCCCAACTTCCTCATGGGTATCATCATCGGAGCTGGAATCCAGGGGATATTCATGCTCGTCTCCGGCTACTTCCGCCTCCCCAACGACATCCCAAAGCCCTTCTGGCGCTACCCCATGTCCTACATAAGTTTCCACTTCTGGGCTCTGCAGGGCCAGTACCAGAATGATCTCAAAGGCTTGATCTTCGACAACCAGACCCCCGATCTCCCAAAGATCCCCGGGGAATACATCCTAGAAAATGTTTTCCAGATTGATATGCATCGATCAAAATGGGTGGATCTCAGCGTTCTCCTCAGCATGATCATCATCTACCGcatcatcttcttcataatGATCAAAGTTAACGAGGATGTCACTCCCTGGGTTCGCGGCTACATTGCAAGACGAAGAATCCAACACAAAGGAGCAAACCAGAGCACCATGGTGACTCCATTTGGTCTCACGCAGTCCCCTTCGCTCAGGAATTACGTCCAGCCACGGGGTTCTGCCACAGCCAAGAGGTAG
- the LOC131004416 gene encoding NDR1/HIN1-like protein 6: MSGPVPVRAPPMADHQKKIYPDIEAAAPPTLPQATSLRLEKGVLPPREPKPKPGPDPDPDPDPKPNRCCCKCLCWTVGLLTLLLFIAGATAAIIYLVFQPKLPKYSVDNLRVSDLTLNFDMTLSARFNVRITTDNPNKKIGIYYEKGSRLSVWYKDTNLCQGTIPKFYQGHQNRTVLDVALTGRNQYGTTLLNALQEQQQTGRVPLDLKINVPVSIKLGALKLRKVRILGTCMLIVDSLTTNSLISIKASTCHFGLKL; this comes from the coding sequence ATGAGTGGCCCTGTCCCGGTGAGAGCACCTCCAATGGCAGACCACCAGAAGAAGATATATCCGGATATTGAAGCAGCAGCGCCGCCTACTCTGCCTCAAGCCACCTCACTCAGACTAGAGAAAGGAGTGCTGCCACCACGTGAGCCCAAGCCCAAGCCCGGTCCCGATCCTGACCCTGACCCTGACCCCAAACCCAACCGATGTTGCTGCAAATGCCTTTGCTGGACAGTAGGCCTCCTGACCCTCCTGCTGTTCATCGCTGGAGCCACGGCAGCCATTATTTACCTTGTATTTCAACCCAAGCTTCCCAAATATTCAGTCGACAATCTCAGGGTATCGGACCTCACACTCAATTTCGACATGACCCTTTCCGCAAGGTTCAATGTTAGGATCACCACTGACAACCCCAACAAAAAGATTGGGATATACTACGAGAAGGGCAGCCGCCTGAGTGTGTGGTACAAAGACACCAACCTCTGCCAAGGAACCATCCCCAAATTCTACCAGGGGCATCAAAACAGGACGGTGCTGGACGTCGCCTTAACAGGGAGGAATCAGTATGGGACAACTCTGCTGAATGCATTGCAGGAGCAGCAACAGACTGGAAGGGTCCCCCTCGATCTTAAGATAAATGTGCCTGTCAGCATCAAACTTGGAGCCCTCAAGCTCAGGAAGGTCAGGATATTGGGAACCTGCATGTTGATCGTTGATAGTCTTACTACTAATAGTTTAATCAGTATTAAAGCTAGTACCTGTCATTTTGGACTCAAACTCTGA
- the LOC131004410 gene encoding ycf20-like protein isoform X1, which translates to MVGANMAFYLTSLKLLLVPRDSKSRLLAALSCPKFVPIHLTLSRPFTATRYKKLGWSLRSAADDNRLNSSSSSSSSNESSGGTRLIRTIQVFQFKLTARLRELTKNLPVKLFSFLVGFYCATAFATVIGQTGDWDVLSAALTVAVVEGIGALMYKASLPLVDNIKKVIIISNYWKAGLSLGLFLDSFKY; encoded by the exons ATGGTGGGAGCAAATATGGCCTTTTACTTAACAAGTCTGAAGCTCCTCCTTGTACCTAGAGATTCCAAATCAAGGTTGCTTGCTGCTCTTTCATGTCCCAAGTTTGTACCAATTCACTTGACATTATCTCGGCCTTTCACTGCAACGCGATACAA GAAGCTGGGCTGGTCTCTCAGAAGCGCAGCTGATGATAATCGGCTAAATTCAtcatcgtcttcttcttcttcaaatgaGTCGAGTGGGGGGACTAGACTTATTAGGACCATCCAAGTGTTTCAGTTCAAGCTAACTGCACGACTAAGAGAGCTAACGAAAAACCTGCCTGTCAAACTCTTCTCTTTCTTGGTGGGCTTCTATTGTGCCACTGCTTTTGCCACTGTGATAGGACAAACTGGGGACTGGGACGTGCTGTCAGCTGCTTTGACTGTTGCTGTAGTAGAGGGTATTGGAGCTCTTATGTACAAGGCCTCTCTTCCTTTGGTCGATAACATAAAGAAGGTAATCATCATATCCAATTATTGGAAGGCTGGACTTTCTCTTGGCTTATTTCTGGATTCATTCAAGTATTAG
- the LOC131004412 gene encoding protein FAR1-RELATED SEQUENCE 6-like isoform X2 — protein sequence MQLEKEFLLPMVGLEFESFDEAYDFYNVYAKGQGFGIRVSNSWFRSKRRERYRAKLSCSSAGFKKKSEANNPRPETRTGCPAMVIIKLVDARNWRIVEVELVHNHPVSPEIKRFYKSHKKMIVAAKKALQSEPVREVHTIKLYRTTVVDALCKIDKRNERNIIGHSKHLTLKEGDALAAYNYFCRMKLTNPNFFYLMDLDDEGHLKNLFWADARSRIAYNYFSDTIMIDTTSLTNKYEIPLISFVGINHHGQSVLLGCGILGDESVEYFVWMFRTWLTCMLGRHPQVIVTDQSKPLHIAVSEVFPQACHCYCLSYIMLRVPEKLGGLNGFEVIKRRFNKAVFDSLTISEFETFWGEMTSHHNLRENKWLHVLYEDRQRWAPVYLKDTSFFGMLPISEGEGSTAFFDGYVHKHTCLKEFLDKYDLALQRKYLKEAMEDFESRSLDSELKTKLNFELQLSKVYTKEMFKKCQIEVEGMYSCFNIKQVAANGPILTFVVKERREGEGNEKEVRHYEVLYETTQVEVRCICGFFNFKGYLCRHALSVLNHNGVEEIPSQYILHRWNKDCKRKFLLNSNISDADEESSSQWHENLFRRSLQVVEEGAQSEQHYEAIMQELNSLVTEVSLMDKIICD from the coding sequence ATGCAGTTGGAAAAAGAATTTCTTCTGCCTATGGTCGGACTGGAGTTTGAGTCTTTTGATGAAGCATACGATTTCTACAATGTTTATGCTAAGGGACAAGGATTTGGGATTAGAGTTAGTAATTCATGGTTCCGGtcaaaaagaagagagaggTATAGAGCAAAACTCAGCTGCAGCAGTgctggtttcaaaaaaaaaagtgaagcaAACAATCCAAGGCCAGAAACAAGAACGGGATGTCCTGCAATGGTAATCATCAAGCTTGTGGATGCTCGAAATTGGAGAATAGTTGAGGTTGAGCTTGTTCACAACCATCCAGTGAGCCCAGAAATTAAGCGTTTCTATAAATCTCACAAAAAGATGATCGTTGCTGCCAAGAAAGCGCTGCAGTCAGAACCTGTAAGAGAAGTACACACTATTAAGTTATACCGGACTACAGTAGTGGATGCTTTGTGTAAGATAGATAAGAGAAATGAAAGAAACATCATTGGTCATTCAAAGCATCTAACCCTCAAAGAAGGGGATGCACTTGCAGCATATAACTACTTTTGTCGTATGAAGCTCACAAATCCgaactttttttatttgatgGACCTTGATGATGAGGGGCACTTGAAAAATCTGTTCTGGGCTGATGCCAGGTCCAGGATTGCATATAATTACTTCTCTGACACCATCATGATTGATACAACAAGCTTGACGAACAAGTATGAGATACCTTTGATTTCCTTTGTGGGAATAAACCACCATGGACAATCTGTTCTATTGGGATGCGGCATTCTTGGAGATGAATCAGTGGAGTATTTTGTTTGGATGTTTAGGACATGGCTGACTTGTATGCTGGGACGACATCCGCAAGTTATTGTTACTGATCAGTCCAAACCCTTGCACATAGCAGTTTCTGAGGTTTTTCCACAGGCTTGTCattgttattgtttgtcttatATAATGCTTCGTGTTCCTGAGAAACTGGGTGGACTAAATGGGTTTGAAGTGATCAAGAGGCGATTCAATAAAGCAGTTTTTGATTCCCTGACAATATCTGAGTTTGAAACTTTCTGGGGGGAGATGACTAGTCATCACAACCTCAGGGAGAATAAATGGCTACATGTATTGTATGAAGATCGTCAAAGGTGGGCACCGGTATACCTAAAAGACACTTCTTTCTTCGGTATGCTCCCAATCAGTGAGGGGGAGGGCTCTACTGCATTTTTTGATGGGTATGTGCACAAGCACACATGCTTAAAGGAGTTCCTTGACAAGTATGATCTGGCTCTAcaaagaaaatatttgaaagaaGCAATGGAAGATTTTGAATCCAGGAGTTTAGACTCTGAACTGAAAAcaaaattgaattttgagttGCAGCTGTCGAAGGTTTACACGAAGGAAATGTTTAAAAAATGTCAAATTGAAGTTGAGGGCATGTATTCTTGCTTCAACATAAAGCAAGTAGCTGCGAATGGCCCAATACTGACTTTTGTTGTCAAAGAGCGACGGGAAGGTGAAGGAAACGAGAAGGAGGTCAGACATTATGAAGTGCTGTACGAGACAACACAGGTTGAAGTGCGCTGCATTTGTggttttttcaatttcaaaggCTATTTGTGCAGGCATGCATTAAGTGTCCTTAATCATAATGGTGTAGAAGAAATACCATCTCAATACATTCTACATCGTTGGAATAAAGATTGCAAGCGTAAGTTTCTCTTAAATAGTAACATTAGTGATGCTGATGAGGAAAGTTCTTCGCAGTGGCATGAAAATCTATTCAGGCGCTCCCTTCAAGTTGTTGAGGAGGGAGCACAATCTGAACAACATTATGAAGCTATAATGCAAGAACTCAACTCTTTGGTGACTGAAGTTAGTCTAATGGACAAGATTATATGTGACTGA
- the LOC131004413 gene encoding phytochrome-associated serine/threonine-protein phosphatase-like encodes MDLEQWIAKVKEGQHLSEDELQLLCEYVKEILIEESNVQPVNSPVTVCGDIHGQFHDLMKLFQTGGHVPETNYIFMGDFVDRGYNSLEVFTILLLLKARYPANITLLRGNHESRQLTQVYGFYDECQRKYGNANAWRYCTDVFDYLTLSAIIDGTVLCVHGGLSPDIRTIDQIRVIERNCEIPHEGPFCDLMWSDPEDIETWAVSPRGAGWLFGSRVTSEFNHINKLDLVCRAHQLVQEGLKYMFQDKGLVTVWSAPNYCYRCGNVASILSFNENMEREVKFFTETEENNQMRGPRSGVPYFL; translated from the exons ATGGATTTGGAGCAGTGGATAGCTAAGGTGAAAGAGGGCCAGCACTTGTCGGAAGACGAGCTTCAGCTTCTATGCGAATAC GTGAAGGAAATTTTGATTGAGGAGTCAAATGTTCAGCCTGTCAACAGTCCGGTCACAGTTTGTGGTGATATCCACGGACAGTTTCACGATCTAATGAAGCTTTTCCAGACTGGTGGTCATGTACCAGAAACAAATTACATATTTATG GGGGACTTTGTTGATCGAGGTTACAATAGTCTTGAAGTTTTCACCATCCTTTTGCTTCTCAAAGCAAG ATACCCTGCTAACATTACTCTGCTACGTGGAAACCATGAAAGCAGGCAGCTAACGCAG GTTTATGGATTCTATGATGAATGTCAACGGAAGTATGGGAACGCTAATGCTTGGCGTTATTGCACTGATGTTTTTGACTATCTTACCCTATCAGCAATTATTGATGGCACG GTACTTTGTGTACATGGTGGCCTATCTCCAGATATTAGAACTATTGACCAG ATTCGAGTTATAGAACGTAACTGTGAGATCCCACATGAAGGGCCCTTCTGTGACTTAATGTGGAGTGATCCTGAAGATATTGAGACATGGGCAGTGAGTCCTCGAGGAGCAGGCTGGCTTTTTGGATCAAGGGTTACATCTGAG TTCAATCATATCAACAAACTTGACCTAGTTTGCCGTGCCCACCAACTTGTTCAAGAAGGTCTAAAGTATATGTTTCAAGATAAAGGACTTGTGACA GTGTGGTCTGCACCAAATTATTGTTACCGCTGTGGAAATGTAGCATCGATACTGAGCTTCAATGAGAATATg GAGAGAGAGGTGAAGTTCTTTACAGAAACGGAGGAGAACAACCAGATGCGAGGACCAAGAAGTGGAGTACCTTATTTTCTTTAA
- the LOC131004412 gene encoding protein FAR1-RELATED SEQUENCE 6-like isoform X1 → MELVSLNSEPVFGEGDEYEDGDCSIVGHCDKPHSMQLEKEFLLPMVGLEFESFDEAYDFYNVYAKGQGFGIRVSNSWFRSKRRERYRAKLSCSSAGFKKKSEANNPRPETRTGCPAMVIIKLVDARNWRIVEVELVHNHPVSPEIKRFYKSHKKMIVAAKKALQSEPVREVHTIKLYRTTVVDALCKIDKRNERNIIGHSKHLTLKEGDALAAYNYFCRMKLTNPNFFYLMDLDDEGHLKNLFWADARSRIAYNYFSDTIMIDTTSLTNKYEIPLISFVGINHHGQSVLLGCGILGDESVEYFVWMFRTWLTCMLGRHPQVIVTDQSKPLHIAVSEVFPQACHCYCLSYIMLRVPEKLGGLNGFEVIKRRFNKAVFDSLTISEFETFWGEMTSHHNLRENKWLHVLYEDRQRWAPVYLKDTSFFGMLPISEGEGSTAFFDGYVHKHTCLKEFLDKYDLALQRKYLKEAMEDFESRSLDSELKTKLNFELQLSKVYTKEMFKKCQIEVEGMYSCFNIKQVAANGPILTFVVKERREGEGNEKEVRHYEVLYETTQVEVRCICGFFNFKGYLCRHALSVLNHNGVEEIPSQYILHRWNKDCKRKFLLNSNISDADEESSSQWHENLFRRSLQVVEEGAQSEQHYEAIMQELNSLVTEVSLMDKIICD, encoded by the coding sequence ATGGAGCTAGTGTCTCTTAACAGTGAGCCAGTGTTCGGGGAAGGCGATGAATATGAAGATGGAGACTGTTCAATTGTGGGACACTGTGACAAACCCCATTCAATGCAGTTGGAAAAAGAATTTCTTCTGCCTATGGTCGGACTGGAGTTTGAGTCTTTTGATGAAGCATACGATTTCTACAATGTTTATGCTAAGGGACAAGGATTTGGGATTAGAGTTAGTAATTCATGGTTCCGGtcaaaaagaagagagaggTATAGAGCAAAACTCAGCTGCAGCAGTgctggtttcaaaaaaaaaagtgaagcaAACAATCCAAGGCCAGAAACAAGAACGGGATGTCCTGCAATGGTAATCATCAAGCTTGTGGATGCTCGAAATTGGAGAATAGTTGAGGTTGAGCTTGTTCACAACCATCCAGTGAGCCCAGAAATTAAGCGTTTCTATAAATCTCACAAAAAGATGATCGTTGCTGCCAAGAAAGCGCTGCAGTCAGAACCTGTAAGAGAAGTACACACTATTAAGTTATACCGGACTACAGTAGTGGATGCTTTGTGTAAGATAGATAAGAGAAATGAAAGAAACATCATTGGTCATTCAAAGCATCTAACCCTCAAAGAAGGGGATGCACTTGCAGCATATAACTACTTTTGTCGTATGAAGCTCACAAATCCgaactttttttatttgatgGACCTTGATGATGAGGGGCACTTGAAAAATCTGTTCTGGGCTGATGCCAGGTCCAGGATTGCATATAATTACTTCTCTGACACCATCATGATTGATACAACAAGCTTGACGAACAAGTATGAGATACCTTTGATTTCCTTTGTGGGAATAAACCACCATGGACAATCTGTTCTATTGGGATGCGGCATTCTTGGAGATGAATCAGTGGAGTATTTTGTTTGGATGTTTAGGACATGGCTGACTTGTATGCTGGGACGACATCCGCAAGTTATTGTTACTGATCAGTCCAAACCCTTGCACATAGCAGTTTCTGAGGTTTTTCCACAGGCTTGTCattgttattgtttgtcttatATAATGCTTCGTGTTCCTGAGAAACTGGGTGGACTAAATGGGTTTGAAGTGATCAAGAGGCGATTCAATAAAGCAGTTTTTGATTCCCTGACAATATCTGAGTTTGAAACTTTCTGGGGGGAGATGACTAGTCATCACAACCTCAGGGAGAATAAATGGCTACATGTATTGTATGAAGATCGTCAAAGGTGGGCACCGGTATACCTAAAAGACACTTCTTTCTTCGGTATGCTCCCAATCAGTGAGGGGGAGGGCTCTACTGCATTTTTTGATGGGTATGTGCACAAGCACACATGCTTAAAGGAGTTCCTTGACAAGTATGATCTGGCTCTAcaaagaaaatatttgaaagaaGCAATGGAAGATTTTGAATCCAGGAGTTTAGACTCTGAACTGAAAAcaaaattgaattttgagttGCAGCTGTCGAAGGTTTACACGAAGGAAATGTTTAAAAAATGTCAAATTGAAGTTGAGGGCATGTATTCTTGCTTCAACATAAAGCAAGTAGCTGCGAATGGCCCAATACTGACTTTTGTTGTCAAAGAGCGACGGGAAGGTGAAGGAAACGAGAAGGAGGTCAGACATTATGAAGTGCTGTACGAGACAACACAGGTTGAAGTGCGCTGCATTTGTggttttttcaatttcaaaggCTATTTGTGCAGGCATGCATTAAGTGTCCTTAATCATAATGGTGTAGAAGAAATACCATCTCAATACATTCTACATCGTTGGAATAAAGATTGCAAGCGTAAGTTTCTCTTAAATAGTAACATTAGTGATGCTGATGAGGAAAGTTCTTCGCAGTGGCATGAAAATCTATTCAGGCGCTCCCTTCAAGTTGTTGAGGAGGGAGCACAATCTGAACAACATTATGAAGCTATAATGCAAGAACTCAACTCTTTGGTGACTGAAGTTAGTCTAATGGACAAGATTATATGTGACTGA
- the LOC131004415 gene encoding alcohol dehydrogenase-like 6 yields MSSSSKSVIRCKAAVAWAAGEPLVIEEVELSPPQPLEIRIKVVCTSLCRSDLTAWLSQAQPQIYPRIFGHEASGIVESVGQGVTEFEVGDHVLTLFTGECMRCRPCASGKSNICHTLGLERQGLMHSDKKTRFSLKGKPVYHYCAVSSFSEYTVVHSGCAVKISPIAPLDKICLLSCGVAAGLGAAWKVANISEGSTVVVFGLGTVGLSVAQGAKLRGASRIIGIDTNPEKSERAKAFGVTDFLNPNDHDQPIQQVISSITDGGADYAFECVGDTGMITTALQSCCAGWGLTVTLGVPKEKPEVSAHYGLFLSGRTLTGSLFGGWKPKSDLPSLVDMYLRKEIEIDSYITHNLMFEDINEAFELMREGKCLRCVIHMPK; encoded by the exons ATGTCATCAAGTTCAAAGAGTGTGATTAGATGCAAAGCTGCGGTGGCGTGGGCGGCGGGAGAGCCGCTGGTCATAGAGGAGGTGGAACTGAGCCCGCCTCAGCCACTCGAGATCCGCATCAAAGTCGTCTGCACTTCGCTTTGCCGCAGCGACCTCACCGCTTGGCTCTCGCAG GCACAACCTCAAATATATCCTCGGATATTTGGCCATGAAGCATCAGG GATTGTCGAGAGTGTGGGTCAAGGAGTTACTGAATTTGAAGTGGGGGACCATGTACTTACCTTATTCACTGGAGAATGTATGAGATGCAGACCTTGTGCCTCAGGAAAAAGCAATATCTGCCACACGCTTGGCTTGGAACGCCAAGGCTTAATGCACAGCGACAAGAAAACACGCTTCTCATTAAAGGGAAAGCCTGTATATCACTACTGTGCTGTTTCGAGCTTTAGTGAGTATACAGTTGTGCACTCTGGATGTGCTGTGAAGATTAGCCCAATCGCACCATTAGATAAAATATGCCTTCTAAGTTGTGGAGTCGCTGCAG GTTTAGGTGCAGCTTGGAAGGTTGCAAATATCTCAGAAGGATCAACAGTCGTTGTTTTTGGCCTTGGAACTGTTGGTCTTTCT GTTGCACAAGGTGCAAAACTGAGAGGAGCATCTAGAATAATTGGTATTGACACAAATCCAGAGAAGAGTGAAAGAG CTAAGGCTTTTGGAGTAACTGACTTTCTGAACCCAAATGACCACGATCAACCTATCCAACAG GTTATTAGCAGTATTACAGATGGTGGTGCAGACTATGCATTTGAGTGCGTGGGAGACACTGGAATGATTACTACTGCTTTACAGTCATGTTGCGCT GGATGGGGTTTGACTGTGACCCTTGGTGTGCCCAAAGAGAAACCAGAGGTATCAGCTCACTATGGGCTATTTCTCTCTGGAAGAACGCTAACTGGATCACTTTTTGGTGGATGGAAACCAAAATCTGATCTTCCTTCACTTGTTGACATGTACCTGAGGAAG GAAATTGAGATTGACAGCTATATAACGCACAATCTGATGTTTGAAGATATAAACGAGGCGTTTGAGTTGATGAGAGAAGGAAAATGCTTGCGCTGTGTCATCCACATGCCAAAGTAG